AGGCCGGGCCTGATAATGAAAAAATCGCTGCACCTTCTTTAACGTTCGGGCAAGATGTTTGGCGGCGGCTTAAGTCGAATAAAACGGCTTTTACCAGTTTTATCGTCTTAATCCTACTTTTCTTGATGGCTTTTGCTGGGCAAACGGTCTATCATCACAATCCAAATGATCAATCACCGAAGTATGCGAACTTGCCACCGAAGATTCCGGGTGTCAGCATTCATGGCTTGAACGGGCATATTACCCAATCAGGTGAAGATGTGGATGCCTATAAGCAAGCCGGCGCGAGTTCCAACGTCCATTACCTCTTAGGGACCGACTATTTAGGTCGTGACTTATTGGCACGGATTATGTATGGGACCCGAGTTTCGTTGGAAATTGCTTTAATTGCGACGCTGATTGATTTGACCATTGGGGTCGGATTCGGGATATTCTCCGGTTGGCGTGGTGGGCGCGTGGATTTGTTTATGCAGCGTATTATTGAAATCCTCTCGTCCATTCCCGCGCTAGTTGTGATGGTTTTGATGGCGACCGCTTTCCAAAAAACGGGGATGGCCTCAATCATTGCGGCCTTAGCATTAATTAACTGGACGACGATGGCCCGCCTAACTCGAGCACAGACGTTACAATTGAAAAACCAAGATTTTATTTTGGCAGCGCGAACGTTGGGTGAGTCTTCAACTAAGATTGCTTGGAAACACTTGTTGCCAAACCTATCAAGTATCATCATTATTCAAACGATGTTTACGATTCCAAATGCGATCTTCTTTGAAGCGTTCTTGAGTTACATTGGGATTGGGATTAGTTCGCCACAAGCGTCATTAGGGACTTTGATCTCTGATGGTCAAAAGAACTTCCAATTCCTACCATACCAGATGTGGTATCCAGCAATCGTCTTGATTGTCTTGATGCTGGCCTTTAACTTATTAGGCGATGGTATGCGGGATGCATTTGATCCGAAATCGAAACGATAGGGGGGTGGCAACAACATGGAAAATCCTGAAAATGTCATTGAAGTTCGTCATTTAAAAATTGATTTCCACACCTATGCAGGTGAGGTTAAAGCGATTCGTGATGTCAGCTTTGATTTACGTAAAGGTGAAACATTAGCCATTGTTGGTGAATCCGGTTCTGGTAAGTCAGTTACCACCCGGTCATTGATGGGGTTACTAGCACCAAATGCCGAAGTAAAAGGCGGCAGTATTATGTTTCACGGCGAAGATATTATTAAAAAGTCTGAAAAAGAAATGCAACATATTCGTGGTAAAGATATCGCGATGATTTTCCAAGATCCAATGACGTCATTGGACCCAACGATGCGAATTGGGATGCAAATTGCAGAACCATTAATGAAGCATAAAGGGTTGAAGAAAAAAGAAGCCATTGCGCAAGCCTTGGAGATGCTAAAATTAGTCGGGATTACCAATCCTGAAGGTCGGATTAATGATTATCCGTATCAATTCTCCGGTGGGATGCGCCAACGGATAGTGATTGCCATCGCCTTGGTTTGTTACCCCGAAGTCTTGATTGCCGATGAACCAACGACCGCTTTAGATGTCACCATTCAAGCACAAATCTTGGATTTGATGAAGGATTTACAAAATCGAATTGATACGTCAATTATTTTTATCACTCATGATTTAGGTGTCGTTGCTGGGATGGCGGACCGCGTTGCAGTTATGTATGCTGGGAAAATTGTGGAATATGGGACGGTTGATGAAATCTTCTTCAATCCGCAACATCCCTATACTTGGGGCCTGTTGAACTCGATGCCAACGTTGGATACGGACAGTGGCTCGTTACAAGCGATTCCTGGGACACCACCGGATTTATTGGAACCACCTGTTGGTGATGCCTTTGCGGCCCGGAGTGACTATGCGATGAAGATTGATACGGAACAAGAACCACCGTTCTTCAAAGTATCTGATACGCATTATGCGGCGACGTGGTTATTACATCCCGATGCCCCTAAAGTAACACCACCGGCTGAAATTGTTCGGCGGCAAAAGAAATTTGCGACAATGCAACGACCAGAACCACCGATTAAGAAAGCAACGAAGGAGTAATCATGATGCCAGATGAACGCAAAAAAATTCTAGAAGTCCATCATTTGAAGCAATATTTTAATGTTGGCAAAAAAGACGAAGTTCGGGCGGTTGATGACGTCTCCTTTGATATTTATGAAGGCGAAACGTTCGGGTTAGTTGGTGAATCTGGTTCCGGTAAGACCACCACTGGTCGTTCTATCATCCACTTATATGAACCAACTGATGGTCAGATTCTCTTTGATGGTCAAGATGTTTCTAAGTTGCATACTAAGGCGGAAAAGCATGCTTTTCGGCGTAATATGCAGATGATTTTCCAAGATCCATATGCCTCCTTGAATCCCCGGATGAAGGTCAAAGATATCGTGGCCGAGGGGATTGATATTCATGGTCTTGCCAAAGATGACGCCGACCGGACGAAACAAGTGGAAGACTTGTTGGAAACCGTGGGCTTAAATAAGGACCATTCTAGTCGTTATCCACATGAATTCTCCGGTGGGCAACGCCAACGAATCGGGATTGCCCGGGCTTTAGCGGTCGAACCGAAATTTATCATTGCGGATGAACCAATCTCGGCCTTAGATGTGTCAATCCAAGCCCAAGTGGTTAACTTGATGAAAGAATTACAAGTGAAGCACAATTTGACTTACTTATTTATTGCCCATGATTTATCTATGGTTAAATATATCAGCGATCGTATTGGGGTGATGCATTACGGGAAGATTCTCGAAATCGGTCCCGCGGATGAAGTCTATACCCATCCGTTGCATGCCTATACCAAAAGCTTGATTTCAGCTGTTCCAGTGCCAGATCCTGAATTTGAACGGAATCGGAAGCAAGTGCCATATGATGATTCCCGTGAAATGGATGATAAAAAGCGGCGGATGGTCGAAATTGCGCCAGGGCACTTTGTCCGGGCCAGTGAAGATGAAATTCCAATGTATACTGAACGGGCGATTAAAGCAGGTTTAGTGACTTCTGATTAGTGTGTGTATTTTCAAAAACCGTTGAGCAAATTAGCTCGGCGGTTTTTTTATGGCGTCAATTTATTTTTGCGTCTGTAGCCAATCTAGATAAACCGTTGGCCGTAAGATTGCACCCATAACCATGGTTGTTAATGCTGCTAAAGTGGCTGGGGTCTCGGCATATTGTCCCGCTCTTATGCCTTCAGCGTAATGAAAGACGGGGCGTGTTAAAAAGTAGCGCAGTAGGTTAAGTGCCACTGGTTGTAGTAATTGTTGGTCGACCCCTTGTCGTAGTAGGGTTTGGATTTGTTGATTTTCGCTGTCGGTTTGTTTGAGCTGAGCTTGTTGCTTGAAGTGAACATCATCAATCAATAATTGAATGGCCGTGACCGCAGCTGGTTGGACCAGCGCAAAGTGATAAAGGCCCGTAATGCTGGCACTGATTTGGTCTAGGAGGGGCATTGACGGGGTAAAGTTGGCGACGACGGCAACGCTCATTTGATGGACCGCTACTTGGTAGGTCGCATTTAACAAACTTTGTTTATTTTTAAAGTAAATATATAAGTTGGATTGTGGAATTTTAGCTAGCTTGGCGACTTTTGTTGTTGAAAAGCGGGCTAACCCGTCCGTAGCTAGTACTTGGATTGCGGCTTGAATCAGGCGATCATATTTTTGATTATCTTTAACTTTCATTAATTGAACCCTCCGAAATTAGGTTACGTTAAGTTTAACAGTTGACAAGAGATAAGTCTATCTCTTATAATAAATGTGCATTAAAGATAAGTCTATATTTTAAGGAGTGTTCATTATGAAAATTGTATTAACTGGATCATTGGGTCATATCAGTAAACCGGTTGCGACACAACTAGTCCAAGCCGGACATCAAGTCACCGTGATTAGTCATAATCCTAAGCGTGCTGCTGATATTAAAGCGCTAGGTGCGACGCCAGCTATTGGTAGTATTGCCGACAGTCAGTTTCTCACGGCCACCTTTAAGGGAGCCGATACGGTTTATTTAATGATTACTGGAACTAATAGTGGGGATATTTTTAAAGCTGGTCAACAGCAGGCTGCAGTGTATGTAAAAGCAGTTCAAGCTGCTGGGGTTAAAAAAGTCGTTAATTTAAGCAGTGTGGGTGCGAACTTAGGTCCGGAAGTCGGGGCTTTGCATATTTATCAGATTATCGAAACTGCTTTAAGCCAAGGCTTACCAGACGTACAATTAACGTTCATTCGTCCAACTGGGATGTTCTATAATTTGTTTGGAAGCTTGGCGTCCATTCGACAAGCTCATGCGATTTATACCACTAGTCGGGTGGATAAACCGGGCTCATGGGTCGCACCGCGCGATATTGTACCAGTAGTCAGCCAAGCTTTAACGACACCGGTCACTGCCCCCACGGTTCAATACGTCGCTAGTGATGAAAAAAGCTATGCTGAAATTGCTCAGATATTGGGCCAAGCGATTGGAATGCCGGATTTGAAAGCGGTCCTGATTAGTGATGAACAGCTGTTGGACCGCTTAACGAATGCTCACGACACCAGCAATTTTGTCGCGCAATATGTTAAAATGATGGCCTTTGAACGCGACCATGATCAAGAATTTTATGCAGATTTTCATGCCCAGCAACCAATTTTAGGTCCAACCAAGCTAACTGATTTTGCGACTGAATTTGCAAAAGTCTATCATCAGCAAGCTTAACTTCATACGGATTAATGTTATATTAACGATAAGCATATCCTTTGAAATGTCATACTGATTTTAGTATAGTAAATGACAAGCAAGTGATGTTACTAGCCAACTAGGAGGGCACCTCATGAAGAAATTACTGATAATCATTGGTTTTGTGCTAGGTGGTAGTGGGGTTTATTGGCTGTTTCGCAATAAGGAACGACTGGAAGCTCAAGCTCATGGCTTGGACGACGAGCTTTTAGGTAAAGCGGAACAAGTTAAAGGTAGCCTGAATGGGGATACCAAAACTAAATTGCGTGGTAATTGGCGTGAAGGGCGCGGCCATGTCAAACAGCAATTGAGTCGTTGGCAAGCGGCGCAGCAGTAATGTCAGCTACGGTTAACATCTTTCTTCAGATGTTAACCGTATTTTTTTGCTGCCTAATTAATGACGAATCGCGGTATAATAAAACTTACTAGTTATCAGAAAGTTGGGATTATAATGGCAAAAAAACAATTTTATGTAGTTCGTGCCGGTTATAAAACGGGGATTTATCAGACTTGGGCGGCGTGTCAGCAGCAGATTAACGGCTATAGCGGTGCCCAATACAAAGGATTTGTGACCCGCGCCGAAGCCGAAGCGTATCTGCACGGTCAAGCAACGCCAACTAAGTCGGTCAAAGCGGTTAAAACCAGTTTAAAAGTGAGTGCGGCTAAAAAAAGTGAGATTACCGTTTATACGGATGGTGGTAATCGAAATACTGGGAATGTCCAAGGAGGCCAAGTGCGTTCGACCGACAAATCAGCTTGGGCGTATCAGATTCAAACTGCCGATGAGCAATTAACGGGGACTGGTGGCGAGTGGGGGGCCACCAATAACCGGATGGAAATCATGGCTTTGTTACAAGCACTTGATCGGCTAACAAAGTTAAATAAAACGACTGCAACAATCTTAGTGATTATGGACTCAAAATACGTCTTAGATGCCATTCAAAAGGGGTGGCTAACAAGTTGGCGGCAACACGGCTGGCGGCGAGCTAAAGGTGAACTGATCAACGCTGAACTTTGGCAGGCTGTTTATCAGCAGTTACAGACCTTTAAGCACTTGGAATTTAAATGGGTTAAGGGACATGCCAATACTAGTGGCAATAATGCGGTCGATCAGTTATTGAATACGACGATGGACCAAATGAAGGCGGGACAACCAATTTCTGTTCAAAATGCGACGGTCAAGTTAACCCCGACGAGCCCTAATGATGGGCAGGGAGATTTACTTGCAAAAACGGCCACACCGGCTAAATCCTCACGAATAACAACTAAGTCGGCAGCTGCATCGCACCCAGTTAATGACCAACAAAAACAACAATCAGTATCCGCAATGACAACAATTGTCGACAATTGGAAAGCAGACCAAACTGAAAAGTAAAACGTCTGCCATAACTAGCATCTTAACAAAAAACGCGCCATTGGCCTTAACGGCTAATGACGCGTTTTTAAGGTTCTATGATATTTGGTGTTGATGGAGAAATCCATCGACACCATTTTTGTAAAAAAAAAGAGGCATACCACCTCTACGTGCTACAATCAAGTCGACGAAAACTAATTGAAAGCGAGAAGATTAATATGTCTCAAGACCAGTCTACAAGAATTCTTCTACAAATTAAAGACCAAAATATAACTAATTTTAAAATTCAAGATAATAGCCGGGATGCTTTACGGATTTACGCGGATCTTTCCTATTCAATTAGTGTTTGCCCACGTTGTGGGCAACACGAAATCGTTCGAAATGGTTTTAAAACGGTTAATATCAGAATTTCCAACATCAGCGAGCGAACGGCATTGTTAATTTTACGTAAGCAACGCTTTCTCTGTCGGGCTTGCGGTCATAGCCTACTTGCCCAAACCCCCGTAGTGGCCAAGCAACATCAGATTTCTCAACATGTTAAGCACCGTATTACTACAGCACTAACAGAAGACCGCACAATGGTCAATATTGCCGCAGAGTACAATGTATCAACTAATACTGTCAGTCGTCAATTAGTTGCTTTGGGGAAACAAACTAGACCAGCCTATGATGGTCTACCAACTACTTTATGCATCGATGAATTCCGTTCTACCGGGAAACAAATGAGTTTCATCGCTATTGATGCACAGAAACACGACCTCATTGCCATTCTTCCAGGACGTAGAACTAAAGAGATTAAGGCATTCTTCTTAAATCATTACTCCTTGAAAAATCGCCAGCAAGTGACCCAGGTTGTGATGGATTTTAACGCAAACTATTACACCATTATGCACAGTATTTTCCCTAACGCCAAAGTTGTCGCCGACAACTTTCATTTAGTTCAAATGGTCTTACGATCCTTAAACCAGACTCGTGTTCAATTGATGAAAAGATTTGCCCCAGACACTCGTGAATACCGCGTGCTTAAGTATTACTGGCGGCTCTATCTCAAAGATTATTCAAAACTTGAAAAAGATAAACCACAATGGTTTTCGCATTTAAAAGACCATCTAACTCAGGAACAACTAATCCTGGAGGGACTGGATCTGAATGAAGAATTTGCGAACACTTATTATTCAGCTCACGAATTAGTCGAGGCCATTCGTAGTCGAAACTATGTCGCATTTATTGAAGCTTTAGGTAGAGTTGAGAACGTTAGTCCTCAGCTCTTACAAACGATTAAGACCTTTATCAAGAATAAGCAATTTATTAAAAACATGACGGAATGTTCACTCTCAAATGGGCCCATCGAGGGTGTTAATCGTAAAATCAAACAAATAAAACGAACAGCTTATGGCTACCGAAACTGGATGAATTTTAATTATAGAATACAGATTGAATTCAAAATAAAAATAAAAAAAAGAAGCCCAATTCGTAAATGAATTGAACCCCAATTTTCCTCATCAACACCGGTTGACAAAGAACCGTTTTTAAATACTTTATTTAGTAGCTTTGGGTTCTTCCGCCGCCAATGTAATCTTACCATCTTCAACTTTGGCAACCATGTTTTTAACATCGCCGTGATCCAAGTAGAAGTCGGCAATCCGATCTTCAATCTGTTCTTGAATAACGCGCCGTAATGGCCGAGCACCCATTTGTGGGTTGTAGCCAAGATCGACTAATTTTTCTTGCACTGGTTCAGTGACATGGACATGCAAGTCTTGGTTGGCAAGCATGCCGTTGACATCATCAATCATCAAGGCCACAATCTTCATCAAGTTTTCCTTGGAAAGGGCATTGAATTGGATAATATCATCAAACCGGTTTAAGAATTCTGGCTTGAAGTATTGGGTTAAGCGGTCAATAATATCATGCGTCTTGCCCTGAGCAGCGGCACCGAAACCAACATTAGCTTCAGCATCGCCAGTCCCAGCGTTTGACGTCATAATGATAATCGTATCCTTGAAGCTGACCGTGCGACCTTGTGAGTCGGTCAAGCGGCCATCATCTAAGATTTGTAAGAACATGTGCATGACATCCGGATGGGCTTTTTCAATTTCATCTAATAAAATCAAGCTATACGGATGACGCCGAACTTGTTCTGTCAATTGACCGGCTTCTTCATAGCCAACATAGCCAGGTGGTGACCCAATCAGCTTAGCCACTGAATGGGGTTCCATATACTCACTCATGTCAAAGCGAATCATTGCATCCGCTGAACCAAAGAGTTCATTAGCGAGTTGTTTGGCTAATTCAGTCTTACCAACCCCAGTAGGGCCGACAAACATGAAGGAGCCAATTGGCCGACCAGTACCGTTCAAGCCGATTCGATTACGCCGAATGGCCCGGGAAACGGCTTCAACTGCTGGATTTTGTCCAATCACGTTGGCTTCCAAATCAGCCGCTAAGGTCTTCATTTGAGCCTGTTCCTTTGCTTGTAATTCGCCAACTGGAATATCGGTCTTTTCTTCAACGATTTGTTGCATATCAGCCACGGTGACCACTGCTGCATCGGCACTGTCAGCTTTAGCATTGTCGTCTGGTTTGGCCTTTTCTAACTTGGCTACTTGGTCACGATAGTAGGCTGCTTTTTCATAATCTTCCTTTTTCAAAGCATCTTGCTTTTGCTTTTCAGCGGCATCGATCTTTTCTTGAATGGTTTGAGGATCAACCGTCTTCAAGGTTAAGTTCTTGCGTGAGCCAGCTTCATCAAGCAAGTCAATCGCCTTATCCGGTAAGAAACGATCCTGAATATACCGGTTTGATAGCTTGACCGCTGCGACAATCGCATCAGCGTTATAGGTGACGTGATGATAGTCTTCATATTTCTTTTGAATCCCTTGTAAAATCTTGATGGATTCGTCGACGCTAGGTTCATCAACCGTTACTGGTTGGAACCGCCGGGCGAGGGCGGCATCTTTTTCGATATCGCGGTATTCGTTTAAGGTTGTGGCCCCAACTAATTGGAAGTCACCCCGGGCTAATGCCGGCTTCAACACGT
This region of Lactobacillus sp. CBA3605 genomic DNA includes:
- a CDS encoding ABC transporter permease, with protein sequence MADNVNDVEIKPGAFEPLDKQAGPDNEKIAAPSLTFGQDVWRRLKSNKTAFTSFIVLILLFLMAFAGQTVYHHNPNDQSPKYANLPPKIPGVSIHGLNGHITQSGEDVDAYKQAGASSNVHYLLGTDYLGRDLLARIMYGTRVSLEIALIATLIDLTIGVGFGIFSGWRGGRVDLFMQRIIEILSSIPALVVMVLMATAFQKTGMASIIAALALINWTTMARLTRAQTLQLKNQDFILAARTLGESSTKIAWKHLLPNLSSIIIIQTMFTIPNAIFFEAFLSYIGIGISSPQASLGTLISDGQKNFQFLPYQMWYPAIVLIVLMLAFNLLGDGMRDAFDPKSKR
- a CDS encoding ABC transporter ATP-binding protein, whose translation is MENPENVIEVRHLKIDFHTYAGEVKAIRDVSFDLRKGETLAIVGESGSGKSVTTRSLMGLLAPNAEVKGGSIMFHGEDIIKKSEKEMQHIRGKDIAMIFQDPMTSLDPTMRIGMQIAEPLMKHKGLKKKEAIAQALEMLKLVGITNPEGRINDYPYQFSGGMRQRIVIAIALVCYPEVLIADEPTTALDVTIQAQILDLMKDLQNRIDTSIIFITHDLGVVAGMADRVAVMYAGKIVEYGTVDEIFFNPQHPYTWGLLNSMPTLDTDSGSLQAIPGTPPDLLEPPVGDAFAARSDYAMKIDTEQEPPFFKVSDTHYAATWLLHPDAPKVTPPAEIVRRQKKFATMQRPEPPIKKATKE
- a CDS encoding ABC transporter ATP-binding protein gives rise to the protein MPDERKKILEVHHLKQYFNVGKKDEVRAVDDVSFDIYEGETFGLVGESGSGKTTTGRSIIHLYEPTDGQILFDGQDVSKLHTKAEKHAFRRNMQMIFQDPYASLNPRMKVKDIVAEGIDIHGLAKDDADRTKQVEDLLETVGLNKDHSSRYPHEFSGGQRQRIGIARALAVEPKFIIADEPISALDVSIQAQVVNLMKELQVKHNLTYLFIAHDLSMVKYISDRIGVMHYGKILEIGPADEVYTHPLHAYTKSLISAVPVPDPEFERNRKQVPYDDSREMDDKKRRMVEIAPGHFVRASEDEIPMYTERAIKAGLVTSD
- a CDS encoding TetR/AcrR family transcriptional regulator, coding for MKVKDNQKYDRLIQAAIQVLATDGLARFSTTKVAKLAKIPQSNLYIYFKNKQSLLNATYQVAVHQMSVAVVANFTPSMPLLDQISASITGLYHFALVQPAAVTAIQLLIDDVHFKQQAQLKQTDSENQQIQTLLRQGVDQQLLQPVALNLLRYFLTRPVFHYAEGIRAGQYAETPATLAALTTMVMGAILRPTVYLDWLQTQK
- a CDS encoding SDR family oxidoreductase, with translation MKIVLTGSLGHISKPVATQLVQAGHQVTVISHNPKRAADIKALGATPAIGSIADSQFLTATFKGADTVYLMITGTNSGDIFKAGQQQAAVYVKAVQAAGVKKVVNLSSVGANLGPEVGALHIYQIIETALSQGLPDVQLTFIRPTGMFYNLFGSLASIRQAHAIYTTSRVDKPGSWVAPRDIVPVVSQALTTPVTAPTVQYVASDEKSYAEIAQILGQAIGMPDLKAVLISDEQLLDRLTNAHDTSNFVAQYVKMMAFERDHDQEFYADFHAQQPILGPTKLTDFATEFAKVYHQQA
- a CDS encoding CsbD family protein; translated protein: MKKLLIIIGFVLGGSGVYWLFRNKERLEAQAHGLDDELLGKAEQVKGSLNGDTKTKLRGNWREGRGHVKQQLSRWQAAQQ
- a CDS encoding ribonuclease H family protein, whose product is MAKKQFYVVRAGYKTGIYQTWAACQQQINGYSGAQYKGFVTRAEAEAYLHGQATPTKSVKAVKTSLKVSAAKKSEITVYTDGGNRNTGNVQGGQVRSTDKSAWAYQIQTADEQLTGTGGEWGATNNRMEIMALLQALDRLTKLNKTTATILVIMDSKYVLDAIQKGWLTSWRQHGWRRAKGELINAELWQAVYQQLQTFKHLEFKWVKGHANTSGNNAVDQLLNTTMDQMKAGQPISVQNATVKLTPTSPNDGQGDLLAKTATPAKSSRITTKSAAASHPVNDQQKQQSVSAMTTIVDNWKADQTEK
- a CDS encoding ISL3 family transposase, producing MSQDQSTRILLQIKDQNITNFKIQDNSRDALRIYADLSYSISVCPRCGQHEIVRNGFKTVNIRISNISERTALLILRKQRFLCRACGHSLLAQTPVVAKQHQISQHVKHRITTALTEDRTMVNIAAEYNVSTNTVSRQLVALGKQTRPAYDGLPTTLCIDEFRSTGKQMSFIAIDAQKHDLIAILPGRRTKEIKAFFLNHYSLKNRQQVTQVVMDFNANYYTIMHSIFPNAKVVADNFHLVQMVLRSLNQTRVQLMKRFAPDTREYRVLKYYWRLYLKDYSKLEKDKPQWFSHLKDHLTQEQLILEGLDLNEEFANTYYSAHELVEAIRSRNYVAFIEALGRVENVSPQLLQTIKTFIKNKQFIKNMTECSLSNGPIEGVNRKIKQIKRTAYGYRNWMNFNYRIQIEFKIKIKKRSPIRK
- a CDS encoding ATP-dependent Clp protease ATP-binding subunit; amino-acid sequence: MLCDNCHKNEATIHLYTNVNGQRRQINLCQNCYQLLKNQEQHPNNGVGGTDMAQDPFGFGGLDDIFRAMQGGGVTPDDTTSRQQPTQPAGPTNGGNRRGNNNGGGLLGQYGYNLTEQAKQGKVDPVIGRDNEINRVIEILNRRTKNNPVLIGEAGVGKTAVVEGLAQKIVSGQVPQKLLNKEIIRLDVASLVQGTGIRGQFEQRMQQLMKEVQDNPNIVLFIDEIHEIMGAGNAEGGMDAGNVLKPALARGDFQLVGATTLNEYRDIEKDAALARRFQPVTVDEPSVDESIKILQGIQKKYEDYHHVTYNADAIVAAVKLSNRYIQDRFLPDKAIDLLDEAGSRKNLTLKTVDPQTIQEKIDAAEKQKQDALKKEDYEKAAYYRDQVAKLEKAKPDDNAKADSADAAVVTVADMQQIVEEKTDIPVGELQAKEQAQMKTLAADLEANVIGQNPAVEAVSRAIRRNRIGLNGTGRPIGSFMFVGPTGVGKTELAKQLANELFGSADAMIRFDMSEYMEPHSVAKLIGSPPGYVGYEEAGQLTEQVRRHPYSLILLDEIEKAHPDVMHMFLQILDDGRLTDSQGRTVSFKDTIIIMTSNAGTGDAEANVGFGAAAQGKTHDIIDRLTQYFKPEFLNRFDDIIQFNALSKENLMKIVALMIDDVNGMLANQDLHVHVTEPVQEKLVDLGYNPQMGARPLRRVIQEQIEDRIADFYLDHGDVKNMVAKVEDGKITLAAEEPKATK